The Dermacentor albipictus isolate Rhodes 1998 colony chromosome 2, USDA_Dalb.pri_finalv2, whole genome shotgun sequence genome has a segment encoding these proteins:
- the LOC135904702 gene encoding ESX-1 secretion-associated protein EspK-like: protein MITSRKGAIYLIGIHMVPNIVGIARFSYGFHRTGAQTEGLVFDVLLGAECVLNIISDAVVILLLWQAEKSKATSTGHAAVSTVLRAFVAWNTVAMLFCCGANLAGLRYPPKWYTEQDADEITLKEQVKIVLIWAPWIIMAAYGKLYYTTMLYAFYKVYESTGGKAFDGTDEVHGAPSNLSLDGGQPTTRPQRSIPRPEIDPAIFGDPTPVIGRTPASGLSPVAPSPMHPQIPSALPRFVITPVPASPNHPTHGTQLYAYPSPMGAASLSPDGIPVGPGVPPTQQRLTSSGPTPNALTPSTLTPIAQTPSRGSKSSGGTTSSASRSSGARAPQTLETASPVSRTPTASGAVSTTPATPSQRSTPGGPMTPLPKVAVDAAAVGPRTAPSEQEVPRSRVMKARRPVPPPPVGTRKSKKHR from the exons aTGATCACGTCAAGGAAGGGCGCCATTTACCTTATCGGAATCCACATG GTGCCCAACATTGTCGGCATCGCGCGCTTTTCTTACGGTTTTCACAGGACTGGGGCAC AAACGGAAGGGCTCGTATTCGACGTGTTGCTTGGCGCCGAATGCGTTTTGAACATCATCAGCGACGCAGTGGTCATCCTACTCCTTTGGCAGGCG GAGAAATCAAAAGCAACTAGCACGGGTCAT GCGGCAGTGTCGACCGTTCTGCGCGCATTCGTGGCGTGGAACACTGTGGCGATGCTTTTCTGCTGCGGTGCCAACCTGGCCGGCCTGCGTTACCCGCCCAAGTGG TACACGGAGCAGGACGCTGATGAGATTACCTTGAAAGAGCAG GTGAAGATTGTCTTGATTTGGGCTCCCTGGATTATAATGGCTGCCTACGGTAAG CTGTACTACACGACGATGCTGTACGCGTTCTACAAAGTGTACGAGTCGACCGGAGGCAAAGCGTTCGACGGAACAGACGAGGTACACGGGGCTCCCTCCAACCTGAGCCTAGACGGTGGTCAGCCAACAACCAGGCCACAACGCAGCATCCCGCGACCCGAGATCGACCCGGCTATCTTCGGTGATCCGACGCCAGTCATTGGCCGAACTCCAGCTAGTGGCCTGTCCCCCGTGGCTCCGTCGCCCATGCACCCGCAAATCCCTTCTGCGCTGCCACGCTTCGTTATCACTCCCGTACCGGCGTCGCCCAACCATCCGACGCACGGTACGCAGCTATACGCATACCCGTCGCCCATGGGGGCCGCGTCCCTATCGCCAGACGGAATTCCCGTTGGACCCGGCGTTCCTCCGACCCAACAGCGTCTGACGTCCAGCGGCCCAACACCCAACGCCCTGACGCCCAGCACGCTGACACCCATCGCCCAGACGCCGTCTCGCGGATCGAAGTCTAGTGGGGGGACAACGTCGAGCGCATCTCGGAGTAGTGGAGCTCGAGCCCCGCAGACGCTCGAAACGGCGTCACCGGTCTCGAGGACTCCGACAGCGAGTGGCGCGGTGTCCACGACGCCGGCGACGCCCTCCCAGCGGTCTACCCCCGGTGGTCCGATGACCCCACTGCCTAAGGTCGCCGTGGACGCCGCGGCCGTCGGCCCCAGGACCGCGCCCAGCGAGCAGGAAGTGCCCCGTTCCCGCGTCATGAAAGCGCGACGCCCGGTCCCGCCTCCTCCTGTGGGGACTCGCAAAAGCAAGAAACACCGCTGA